One genomic segment of Desulfocapsa sulfexigens DSM 10523 includes these proteins:
- a CDS encoding tetratricopeptide repeat protein has protein sequence MNIRYTLAATTLCCTLLSSGCAYDKKRIVSPGNTATSTPGIETTEDIGTKSVSQPLPVGMNDDFQFQKDGRPQGVTGLAEEMSGLPEMQYVKDRIFEYGRKLDRWKELDDQAIVLDLDEEASEEMVRCFRDLQKVLNGYNHIHDSLLRPNVMSSESAITSAEVMALEQRDIAFLESSCGRLLKSGDDRGEGWEQRGEQADLPQIETLIERYAGTEEFEEVIQVWQQIPSHQLDRVHLNTRISYGNALMSLHQEKKAATVYQEIIDLMSSSNDQRTDILSLRKILADLYTAGGDYDKAEQQYLEISKDYSSLAKIEDWATLQLSILERSEAGSPELMEYSSLLRNFLGYSPQRDGYKLVWQSDKFLTEYPYSPVSSNVDIIKSSTLNRADTWFGLFIAEVDMMAAEEKFQDALLKLETLPEDILSGEKLIEIRKKSDDLTLAEAVSREKKKIEKMQVQQRQWNEALLFVDKGEYDQAIEILTTMLDTEYAAKADAKIAEISLLAARAERRKAADLFIRFTKTSDIESRKKLLVESRRRLVDILIKYPDVGITEKVMGNIKRVEKEMNAIDPMLISQSELVGAEGNIPVERDAFTLEDEMVPAPVDGAVQQKDLNNEQF, from the coding sequence ATGAATATTCGATATACTTTAGCAGCAACAACGTTGTGTTGTACCCTTCTCTCGTCTGGCTGTGCTTATGACAAGAAAAGAATTGTTTCGCCAGGTAATACGGCAACATCAACCCCAGGTATTGAAACAACTGAAGACATCGGTACCAAATCTGTTTCCCAACCTCTCCCGGTTGGCATGAATGACGACTTCCAATTTCAAAAGGATGGTCGGCCACAAGGTGTGACGGGTCTTGCTGAAGAGATGTCTGGCTTGCCAGAAATGCAGTATGTTAAAGATAGGATATTTGAGTACGGCAGAAAACTCGATCGTTGGAAAGAACTGGACGATCAGGCCATTGTTCTTGATCTTGACGAAGAGGCATCGGAAGAAATGGTTCGTTGCTTTAGAGACCTGCAGAAGGTCTTAAACGGATATAATCACATTCATGACTCATTACTGCGGCCAAATGTTATGAGTTCTGAAAGTGCTATTACCAGCGCAGAGGTGATGGCCTTGGAGCAGAGAGATATTGCATTCCTTGAATCCAGTTGCGGCAGACTTCTAAAAAGTGGAGATGACAGGGGAGAAGGGTGGGAGCAGCGCGGTGAACAGGCCGATTTACCACAGATAGAAACTCTTATTGAACGGTATGCCGGGACTGAAGAGTTTGAGGAGGTCATTCAGGTCTGGCAGCAGATTCCATCACATCAGCTCGACAGAGTTCATCTCAACACCAGAATTTCATATGGAAATGCTTTGATGTCGCTCCATCAGGAAAAGAAGGCAGCGACAGTCTACCAGGAGATCATTGATTTAATGTCATCCTCAAATGATCAGCGCACAGACATTCTATCCCTCCGAAAGATCCTGGCTGATCTGTATACAGCAGGAGGCGATTATGATAAGGCAGAGCAGCAGTATCTGGAAATATCTAAAGATTATAGTAGCTTGGCGAAGATAGAGGATTGGGCTACTTTGCAGCTTTCCATTTTGGAGAGAAGTGAGGCTGGTAGTCCAGAACTTATGGAATATTCGTCACTTTTGCGAAATTTCCTCGGATACAGTCCTCAGCGAGATGGGTACAAGTTGGTGTGGCAGTCTGATAAATTTCTCACAGAATATCCATACTCACCTGTATCATCCAATGTTGATATAATAAAGAGTTCAACTTTGAACCGTGCTGACACTTGGTTTGGATTGTTTATTGCCGAAGTGGATATGATGGCTGCAGAAGAAAAGTTCCAGGACGCCCTGTTGAAGCTTGAAACATTGCCTGAAGATATTTTAAGTGGGGAGAAATTAATTGAGATTCGTAAAAAAAGTGACGATCTCACTCTTGCTGAAGCTGTGAGTAGGGAAAAAAAGAAGATTGAAAAAATGCAGGTCCAGCAACGTCAGTGGAATGAAGCCCTTCTGTTTGTTGATAAAGGTGAATATGATCAAGCTATTGAAATTCTAACAACCATGCTTGACACAGAATATGCTGCAAAGGCGGATGCTAAAATTGCCGAGATCTCCTTACTGGCCGCAAGGGCAGAGCGTAGAAAGGCCGCTGATTTGTTTATTCGTTTTACCAAGACATCAGATATTGAATCGAGAAAGAAACTTCTTGTTGAGTCAAGGAGACGTCTGGTCGACATACTTATAAAATATCCGGACGTCGGAATCACTGAAAAGGTTATGGGGAATATCAAACGTGTTGAAAAAGAGATGAATGCAATTGATCCCATGCTTATTTCTCAGTCCGAACTTGTTGGCGCAGAAGGGAATATTCCGGTTGAACGAGACGCTTTCACACTTGAGGATGAGATGGTCCCGGCACCGGTTGATGGTGCTGTGCAACAAAAGGACTTGAATAACGAACAGTTTTGA
- a CDS encoding transglycosylase domain-containing protein, whose translation MLKKIILFFFTLILLVVFAAGGGLYYLIVLEPGDEITVENIQSILGKESPVLYSDGVTPLGVFFDEAHRQYVTWEQIPETFVNALIASEDNRFFEHFGFDAVSITRAAVKNYEAGRVVQGGSTLTQQTAKNLFKRSGRSYEAKLKELLYALRLEYHYSKEQIFEFYCNQFYVRGNGHGLGVAARYYFDKNVEDLTLLESVFIAGSVKRPNYYNPFNRKSEEAKEEVRERIKIRMAYVLKQMLRLGTVSSKEYEEAIATDVLFTEGQVGYALDYVMEMVKDAVATEEVVTALEEQGISNLATAGVRVITTVDKGLQENSLYSLRHELSRLDVRLRGYDRDEVQAELANTKYNGDREVKKGAFLFGHITDIRYNKNVPDGFQATVDFGGDLGVGVIREKGLERTLTALVKWKQNHWSESSRKDLPLLVNQLQSGDRVWVSVSSIDEEGTVLLDLERFPLLQGGALVLQNGMIKAMAGGVENRFFNRAISAKRTMGSAFKPYLFAAALQLGWNTADLLNNSRDVFVFQGQPYFPRPDHEITSKQVSMSWAGVRSENLASVWLLYHLCDRLSADEFKAVAVKADLAPRFKNGKEEPYTLYRTRIRDKNGIVLNREVLQEAAFTEAVRHLETDFIFADLIEEYDVLRSLHYGLHFDRYKKDIDSTLSTALKEQEVKEQLFRKNLLKTNYLSLVLRLQQLQELRRSLHTTDYTSFGLSSFVRSAVLCYDKRVQRYSFVARDSLSVDQVLVDTDRLKEYFAAGSLESEEKFWEDILLDSTMTVKALSLVKMQVEAEFQRLSALPPYSLDVLAGVHDFRVLVGLKYLIEFGKEMGISSKLDPVLSFPLGSNVITLLEAVRMYESLVTGSVSLTGAKVAPDRDLLTVLDRIETAEGEVVYRTRVEKKELIKEEQCLALGSILENTVKFGTGRYAQENARLPLNEAAVQEIPGTAELVIPLLGKTGTANNYTNASFFGYLPAVSTGGTGMVIDGGYTIGVYVGFDDNTSMRRKTTRITGSGGALPTWTDMVNIILREKSYAQKLDPVDLSFYGLTLLHNELGQLNLAVDRENGGHILNPVMEIDEKNRSHPTIMTFGQIYESGRFEPKRYYAPFWGDEKQILETDL comes from the coding sequence ATGTTAAAAAAAATAATTCTATTTTTCTTCACCTTGATCCTTCTCGTAGTGTTCGCTGCAGGGGGGGGACTCTATTATCTGATTGTTCTTGAGCCAGGTGATGAAATTACCGTCGAAAACATCCAAAGTATTTTGGGGAAGGAGAGCCCTGTTCTCTACAGCGATGGGGTCACACCTCTAGGGGTGTTTTTTGATGAAGCTCACAGGCAGTATGTTACCTGGGAGCAGATTCCGGAAACCTTTGTCAATGCTCTTATTGCTTCTGAAGATAATCGTTTTTTCGAACATTTCGGTTTCGACGCTGTTTCTATCACCCGTGCTGCTGTGAAAAACTATGAAGCCGGCCGGGTGGTGCAAGGGGGGAGTACTCTTACCCAACAAACCGCAAAAAATCTTTTTAAGCGTTCAGGCAGATCCTACGAGGCAAAGCTGAAAGAACTTTTGTATGCCCTGCGACTCGAATACCATTATTCAAAAGAGCAAATTTTTGAGTTTTACTGTAATCAATTTTATGTTCGAGGTAACGGACATGGGCTCGGAGTCGCAGCTCGTTATTATTTTGATAAAAACGTCGAAGACCTGACCCTCCTTGAAAGTGTATTTATTGCAGGAAGCGTTAAACGTCCAAACTATTATAATCCATTTAACCGTAAGTCTGAGGAGGCGAAGGAAGAGGTTCGGGAAAGAATCAAAATACGAATGGCTTATGTTCTGAAACAGATGCTCCGTCTTGGAACGGTGAGCAGTAAAGAATATGAAGAAGCCATTGCAACGGATGTTCTTTTTACGGAAGGACAGGTTGGGTATGCTCTTGACTATGTTATGGAGATGGTGAAGGATGCTGTTGCTACAGAAGAAGTTGTAACGGCTCTTGAGGAACAAGGTATTTCCAATCTTGCCACAGCTGGTGTTCGCGTTATAACCACTGTTGATAAAGGTTTGCAGGAGAACAGTCTCTACTCCTTACGCCATGAACTCTCTCGGCTTGATGTAAGGCTTCGCGGCTATGATCGCGATGAGGTCCAGGCAGAGTTAGCAAATACAAAGTATAATGGTGATCGTGAAGTCAAAAAAGGAGCATTCCTTTTTGGGCATATTACTGATATCCGGTACAATAAAAACGTTCCGGATGGCTTTCAGGCAACCGTAGATTTTGGTGGGGATCTTGGCGTTGGAGTTATTCGTGAAAAGGGATTGGAGCGAACACTTACAGCCCTTGTAAAATGGAAGCAAAATCATTGGAGTGAAAGCAGCAGGAAGGATCTCCCGCTTCTGGTTAATCAGCTACAGAGCGGTGACAGGGTTTGGGTGAGTGTCAGTAGCATTGATGAAGAGGGAACCGTCCTCCTTGATCTGGAGCGTTTTCCTCTGCTCCAGGGGGGGGCTCTTGTACTCCAGAATGGTATGATCAAGGCTATGGCGGGGGGGGTTGAAAACAGGTTTTTTAACAGAGCCATTTCTGCAAAGAGAACCATGGGGTCAGCCTTTAAACCGTATCTCTTTGCTGCAGCGCTGCAGCTTGGCTGGAATACTGCCGATCTTCTCAACAACAGTCGGGATGTCTTTGTTTTTCAGGGGCAACCTTATTTTCCCAGGCCTGATCATGAAATCACCAGTAAGCAGGTTTCAATGAGTTGGGCTGGGGTACGATCTGAAAATCTTGCATCTGTCTGGTTACTTTATCATCTCTGTGACCGTCTTTCGGCAGATGAATTTAAAGCTGTCGCTGTAAAGGCTGATCTAGCTCCTCGTTTTAAGAACGGCAAAGAAGAGCCATATACTTTATACAGGACACGAATACGTGATAAAAACGGGATTGTTTTAAATCGAGAGGTACTTCAGGAAGCCGCTTTCACAGAAGCTGTGCGACACCTCGAAACCGATTTTATTTTTGCAGATCTTATAGAAGAATATGATGTCTTGAGAAGCCTCCACTATGGTCTGCATTTTGACAGGTATAAAAAAGATATTGATAGCACTCTTTCTACTGCCTTAAAAGAGCAGGAAGTAAAGGAGCAGCTTTTTCGTAAAAATCTTCTGAAGACAAACTACCTTTCGCTTGTGTTGCGCCTACAGCAACTTCAGGAGTTAAGAAGGTCTCTGCACACTACCGATTATACTTCCTTTGGTTTGTCATCGTTCGTGAGGTCTGCGGTTCTCTGCTATGATAAAAGAGTGCAGCGCTATTCCTTTGTAGCAAGGGATTCACTGTCTGTGGATCAGGTTCTTGTGGATACTGATCGCCTAAAAGAGTATTTTGCAGCCGGCAGTCTTGAGAGCGAAGAGAAGTTCTGGGAGGACATTTTACTTGATAGTACAATGACTGTAAAGGCTCTATCCCTCGTGAAGATGCAGGTTGAGGCTGAATTTCAAAGACTATCAGCCCTTCCTCCCTATAGTCTGGATGTACTTGCTGGAGTGCATGATTTTCGTGTTTTAGTTGGTCTTAAGTACCTTATTGAGTTTGGGAAAGAGATGGGGATCAGCAGTAAACTTGACCCTGTCCTATCTTTTCCGTTAGGTTCTAATGTTATAACGCTGCTTGAAGCAGTTCGCATGTATGAATCTCTGGTTACCGGTAGTGTTTCTTTGACGGGAGCTAAGGTTGCGCCGGACAGAGACCTGCTGACTGTTCTTGATCGTATTGAAACTGCAGAGGGGGAGGTTGTGTATCGTACTCGGGTGGAGAAAAAGGAGCTTATTAAAGAAGAACAATGCCTTGCTCTTGGAAGCATCCTTGAGAATACCGTTAAATTTGGCACTGGAAGGTATGCTCAGGAAAATGCACGCCTACCACTTAATGAAGCTGCCGTTCAGGAAATACCAGGGACTGCAGAGTTGGTGATCCCCCTTTTAGGAAAAACTGGGACTGCAAATAATTATACAAATGCTTCATTTTTCGGTTATCTGCCTGCTGTATCGACAGGGGGAACCGGTATGGTAATTGATGGGGGATATACTATTGGTGTGTATGTAGGTTTTGATGACAATACATCCATGCGTCGAAAGACTACCCGTATTACAGGATCTGGCGGGGCTCTTCCCACGTGGACAGATATGGTTAATATCATATTACGTGAGAAATCCTACGCCCAGAAGCTCGATCCAGTTGATCTTTCTTTTTATGGCTTGACCCTGCTTCACAATGAATTGGGCCAGTTGAACCTTGCGGTTGATAGAGAGAATGGTGGTCATATTCTGAATCCTGTAATGGAAATTGACGAAAAAAACAGAAGCCATCCAACCATAATGACATTTGGTCAAATATACGAGAGTGGCAGGTTTGAGCCAAAAAGATATTATGCTCCTTTCTGGGGTGATGAAAAACAAATACTGGAGACGGATTTGTAG
- a CDS encoding LysM peptidoglycan-binding domain-containing protein, translating into MLRLSYYVSEPFFLIAIILLLSSCGKQNTAVLYPLPIDEIASPVSSLSNDPELLLVEAEPEQCLTEELELLKRTGTWRPNIQKQFVDLPTKEVTYDFPIVLNKQVEAYLDIFQNRHKKTFRKWLVRSGKYLPLFQKELRDAGLPEDLAYLAMIESGFNQRAYSRAKAVGLWQFMQGTAKDYNLTVDRYVDDRRHAEKSTKAAVAFLSDLYAEFEDWHLTVAAYNAGGGKIRRGLELHKTDNFWDLAQHKYLHLETKRYVPKLIAAIIIAKNPEQYGFSNIKYETAMEYETLRVGPGLSLDAVALISESSSTKIKQLNQELKTGKTPLNQSHYDVQIPPGTGKLAEANLPRLNSFVSTGFKTHVIRKGDSLSAICRRYNINKTTLLKINNLRSNNLVAGNHLRIPYSTTHYRLLETGSNGLLASSDLILHTIKPGETISRIADAYNVPANLIVSWNGLKSVHKIRAGQQLALYIKGADQSVATAAKPKSSTHVSTIHDSSSSMITLAKQSKFAVPAGSPSDREDQTISWYQVRQGDSLWAIAKRFNLSTEQIKSWNKLKSNRIQPGIKLKIRNV; encoded by the coding sequence ATGCTTCGACTTTCATACTACGTCTCTGAACCCTTCTTCCTTATAGCTATCATCCTGCTTCTCAGCTCCTGTGGAAAACAGAATACTGCTGTTCTCTATCCACTTCCAATTGATGAAATAGCGTCTCCAGTCAGTTCTCTTTCAAACGATCCGGAACTCCTACTTGTCGAAGCAGAACCGGAACAGTGTCTTACCGAAGAGCTCGAACTCCTGAAACGCACAGGAACATGGCGACCTAATATACAAAAGCAGTTTGTCGACTTACCCACAAAAGAAGTAACGTATGATTTTCCCATCGTTCTCAACAAACAAGTGGAAGCATATCTGGATATTTTTCAAAATCGGCATAAAAAAACATTTCGCAAGTGGCTTGTCCGTTCAGGTAAGTATCTTCCTCTGTTCCAAAAAGAACTGCGTGATGCCGGACTCCCTGAAGACCTGGCCTACCTTGCAATGATCGAAAGTGGTTTTAACCAGAGAGCATACTCCCGCGCCAAAGCCGTAGGGCTCTGGCAGTTTATGCAAGGTACCGCTAAAGACTACAATTTAACAGTAGATCGATATGTGGACGATCGTCGTCATGCCGAAAAATCGACAAAAGCTGCAGTTGCCTTTCTCTCAGACCTTTATGCAGAATTTGAAGACTGGCACCTAACGGTTGCTGCTTACAACGCAGGTGGAGGAAAAATCAGAAGAGGTCTGGAACTTCACAAAACAGATAACTTCTGGGACCTTGCCCAGCATAAGTATCTGCACCTGGAAACCAAACGCTATGTTCCAAAACTTATAGCGGCCATCATTATTGCCAAAAATCCTGAGCAGTATGGTTTTAGCAATATTAAATATGAAACAGCAATGGAATACGAAACTCTGCGCGTAGGACCTGGCCTCAGCCTGGATGCTGTCGCTCTGATTTCCGAAAGCAGCAGTACAAAGATCAAACAGCTGAACCAGGAACTGAAAACAGGAAAGACCCCACTGAACCAGAGTCATTATGATGTCCAGATTCCTCCCGGAACAGGAAAGCTGGCAGAGGCCAATCTGCCCCGCCTGAACAGCTTTGTAAGCACTGGCTTTAAAACACACGTGATTCGTAAGGGAGACAGCCTTTCAGCGATCTGCAGACGCTACAACATTAACAAGACAACTCTACTGAAAATCAACAATTTGAGAAGCAATAACCTGGTGGCTGGAAACCACCTCCGAATACCATACAGCACCACTCATTATCGTCTCCTTGAAACAGGCAGCAATGGACTGCTCGCATCCAGTGATCTGATTCTCCATACCATTAAACCTGGTGAAACCATTTCCAGAATAGCAGATGCGTACAATGTACCGGCTAACCTTATTGTCAGCTGGAACGGACTGAAGAGTGTCCATAAAATCAGAGCAGGACAGCAATTAGCACTTTACATAAAGGGAGCAGATCAGTCTGTTGCAACAGCTGCAAAGCCAAAGAGTTCAACACACGTTTCCACCATACATGACAGCAGTTCTTCGATGATTACCCTTGCTAAACAGAGTAAATTTGCTGTACCCGCTGGATCTCCAAGTGATCGAGAAGATCAGACGATCAGTTGGTACCAGGTTCGTCAAGGAGATTCTCTCTGGGCCATCGCTAAAAGATTCAATCTCTCCACTGAGCAGATCAAGTCATGGAATAAACTCAAATCTAACCGTATCCAGCCAGGTATAAAACTGAAAATCAGAAATGTCTGA
- a CDS encoding TraB/GumN family protein: MPNISFPEFEYSTDVHIITHGEKTVLLIGTAHISQESVALVEEVISQENPDCVCIELDDKRYKSLTEKKKWQSLDLKQIIRDKQLSTLMINLLMASYQKKLGGQLGVTPGAELLKAAQTATERNIPIALCDRDVRITLRRAWKSTSFFKKGYLVTTLFASLFDSTEISEEKLAEMKKKDVLSELMDEMGSALPDVKEVLINERDIYLSEKIKAAEGNRLVAVVGAGHVAGIKRIFNEDRSAELEAITTIPPVSKIWKILGWSIPTLIIGSIVTIGIQKGMADAGSNLLYWILANGIPSAIGGILAFANPLTVIGAFAAAPITSLTPVIGAGYVAAFIQVMRTPPVVKEFETVADDMGTVKGWWKNKLLRVFLVFLFTGIGSAIGTYVGGYEIIKNLIS, translated from the coding sequence ATGCCAAACATATCATTTCCAGAATTTGAATATTCAACAGATGTCCACATAATCACCCATGGAGAAAAAACAGTCCTTCTTATCGGAACAGCACACATCTCTCAAGAATCTGTTGCGCTGGTAGAAGAGGTCATATCACAGGAAAATCCCGACTGTGTCTGCATAGAACTTGACGATAAACGTTATAAGTCCCTCACTGAAAAGAAAAAATGGCAGTCACTAGATCTCAAACAGATTATCAGAGACAAGCAATTGTCAACTCTAATGATCAACCTGCTTATGGCCTCCTATCAGAAAAAGCTTGGTGGTCAGCTTGGAGTTACACCGGGAGCAGAGCTTTTAAAAGCTGCACAGACGGCAACTGAAAGGAATATCCCCATTGCACTTTGTGATCGTGATGTACGTATAACGCTGCGTCGTGCCTGGAAATCCACCTCATTTTTCAAAAAAGGCTACTTAGTGACCACACTTTTTGCATCCCTCTTTGATTCCACTGAGATCAGTGAGGAAAAACTTGCAGAAATGAAAAAGAAAGATGTTCTTTCTGAATTGATGGATGAGATGGGATCAGCTCTTCCTGATGTTAAAGAAGTCCTTATCAATGAACGAGACATCTATCTTTCTGAAAAGATAAAAGCGGCTGAAGGAAACCGTCTGGTGGCAGTCGTCGGGGCTGGTCATGTCGCAGGGATTAAAAGAATCTTTAACGAAGACAGAAGTGCAGAACTTGAAGCCATCACCACCATCCCCCCTGTTTCAAAAATCTGGAAGATTCTAGGCTGGTCTATTCCCACGCTCATAATTGGTTCGATTGTCACCATTGGAATACAGAAAGGAATGGCTGATGCCGGCTCAAATCTCCTCTACTGGATACTTGCCAACGGCATTCCATCAGCCATTGGTGGAATACTGGCATTTGCCAACCCGCTCACTGTAATTGGTGCTTTTGCGGCAGCTCCGATAACAAGTCTGACTCCGGTAATTGGAGCAGGTTATGTAGCGGCCTTTATCCAGGTCATGCGCACCCCACCGGTGGTGAAGGAATTTGAAACCGTTGCTGATGACATGGGGACGGTGAAGGGCTGGTGGAAGAACAAACTGCTACGAGTGTTTCTGGTCTTTCTTTTCACAGGTATCGGCTCCGCCATTGGAACCTATGTCGGTGGGTATGAGATCATCAAAAACCTGATTAGCTAA
- a CDS encoding MBL fold metallo-hydrolase, which translates to MKFSVLGSGSKGNALYIESGQTSILIDAGFSGKEIEKRLAVNNRNLAALDGLFLTHEHGDHIQGAGVISRRCRLPLYANEGTYKGSDKKLGKVHKRMEFETGRVVQLKDLKIRSFSISHDTFDPVGFLVSDSNVSIACCTDTGKVSKLVASRLRGCDALVLEFNHDPQMLKSGPYPLSLQQRVRSPHGHLANEEAASFLKTLLHDRLQTVVLAHLSETNNTAELALKSAMAVLGEDQSCLLHVAAQDVPSELFTIVVKEV; encoded by the coding sequence ATGAAATTTTCAGTACTTGGTTCAGGAAGTAAAGGAAACGCTCTCTATATAGAATCTGGTCAGACGTCTATTTTAATAGATGCAGGATTTTCAGGGAAAGAGATAGAAAAACGCCTTGCCGTCAATAACCGGAATCTGGCAGCTCTGGATGGACTCTTTCTTACCCATGAGCACGGAGATCATATTCAGGGGGCAGGGGTGATTTCCAGGCGATGTCGTCTTCCCCTGTATGCCAATGAAGGGACCTACAAAGGGAGCGATAAAAAGTTGGGTAAGGTGCATAAACGGATGGAGTTTGAAACAGGGAGGGTTGTTCAGCTGAAGGATCTGAAAATTCGTTCCTTCAGTATTTCTCATGACACCTTTGATCCGGTTGGTTTTCTTGTCAGTGATTCAAATGTAAGCATTGCCTGTTGTACTGACACCGGAAAAGTGTCGAAGCTCGTTGCCAGCAGGCTGAGGGGCTGTGATGCCCTTGTCCTGGAGTTTAACCATGATCCCCAGATGCTGAAGTCCGGCCCTTACCCTTTGTCACTCCAACAGAGAGTTCGCTCACCACATGGACATCTGGCCAATGAAGAAGCCGCATCTTTTCTTAAAACACTTCTTCATGACAGGTTGCAAACTGTAGTCCTTGCACACCTGAGCGAGACGAACAACACGGCAGAACTTGCTTTGAAAAGTGCCATGGCAGTCCTGGGGGAAGATCAATCCTGTCTTCTCCACGTTGCCGCACAGGATGTTCCGTCGGAGCTGTTTACCATCGTAGTCAAGGAAGTTTGA
- the dut gene encoding dUTP diphosphatase — protein MEKRNVKICWLDPEKNKDLLLPVYQTELAAGMDVRAAVEGPYLLESGAVHLFPTGFAVAISPGYELQVRPRSGLAVKHGVTVINSPGTIDADYRGEVKVALINLGKMPFLVNRGDRIAQLVLAPVVQAQLELVTKLDETSRGRGGFGHTGL, from the coding sequence ATGGAAAAGAGAAACGTTAAAATTTGCTGGTTAGACCCCGAGAAAAACAAGGATCTTCTCCTCCCTGTGTACCAGACCGAACTGGCTGCAGGGATGGATGTACGTGCTGCAGTTGAGGGGCCCTATCTTCTGGAATCTGGTGCAGTCCACCTCTTCCCCACTGGATTTGCTGTTGCAATCAGTCCCGGCTATGAACTTCAGGTAAGGCCTAGAAGTGGTCTAGCGGTAAAACACGGTGTTACTGTGATCAACAGTCCGGGAACCATAGATGCCGACTACAGAGGAGAAGTGAAAGTAGCTTTGATTAATCTCGGTAAAATGCCTTTTCTTGTGAATCGTGGTGATCGAATAGCGCAGCTGGTACTTGCTCCTGTGGTTCAGGCACAACTGGAACTGGTAACAAAATTAGATGAAACCAGTCGCGGTCGCGGTGGTTTTGGCCATACCGGATTATAG